A genome region from Triticum aestivum cultivar Chinese Spring chromosome 2B, IWGSC CS RefSeq v2.1, whole genome shotgun sequence includes the following:
- the LOC123047100 gene encoding uncharacterized protein gives MVMMGQLGKLVDGLRPKMRAGGGGKKKAAAAYQQMGKTDSMRVEIKSRQAQKLIAKNLVAADSMGRRRSRNKRFFLAF, from the coding sequence ATGGTGATGATGGGGCAGCTGGGGAAGCTGGTGGACGGGCTCAGGCCCAAGAtgcgggccggtggcggcgggaagaagaaggcggcggcggcataCCAGCAGATGGGCAAGACGGACAGCATGAGGGTGGAGATCAAGAGCCGGCAGGCCCAGAAGCTCATCGCCAAGAACCTCGTCGCCGCCGACTCCATgggccgccgcaggagcaggaacAAGCGCTTCTTCCTCGCCTTCTGA